The following coding sequences lie in one Peromyscus maniculatus bairdii isolate BWxNUB_F1_BW_parent chromosome 3, HU_Pman_BW_mat_3.1, whole genome shotgun sequence genomic window:
- the LOC102908338 gene encoding taste receptor type 2 member 107-like: MLSVAEGVFLFVATSEAVLGVLGNTFIALVNCMDCARNKKLSKIGFILTGLAISRIGVIWIIILQGYVQLFVPHMVTSGNLTEIITFLWVIINHLSVWFATNLNILYFLKIANFSHSLFLWLKRRISSVFIFLLGCLLISWLLSFSQMMKIIKDSKMHQENTSWIHQRKNYFLINQSLSNLGILFFSMVALITCFLLIIFLWRHNRRMQSHVSGFRDLNTEVHMKVMTVLISFMILFIIHAVGIAIEVVCFTLPRNQLLFITGLTATCLYPCCHSIILILGNNQLKQASLKVLQHLKCCETERNLRDT; encoded by the coding sequence ATGCTGAGTGTAGCAGAAGGAGTCTTCCTTTTTGTTGCCACTAGTGAGGCAGTGCTGGGAGTTTTGGGGAATACTTTCATTGCACTTGTGAACTGCATGGACTGTGCCAGGAACAAGAAGCTCTCTAAAATTGGCTTCATTCTCACTGGCTTGGCGATTTCCAGAATTGGTGTCATATGGATAATAATTTTACAGGGGTATGTACAATTATTTGTTCCACACATGGTTACTTCGGGCAATCTAACTGAAATTATTACTTTTCTCTGGGTCATTATCAACCACTTAAGTGTCTGGTTTGCCACCAACCTCAACATCCTCTACTTTCTAAAGATAGCAAATTTTTCCCACTCTCTATTCCTCTGGCTGAAAAGGAGAATCAGTTCAGTGTTTATCTTTCTGTTGGGATGCTTGCTCATCTCATGGCTACTGTCTTTTTCACAAATGATGAAGATAATTAAGGATAGTAAAATGCACCAGGAAAACACATCTTGGATCCACCAAAGAAAAAATTACTTCCTTATTAACCAAAGTTTAAGCAATCTGGGAATCCTTTTCTTCTCTATGGTAGCCCTGATTACCTGTTTCCTATTAATCATTTTTCTCTGGAGACACAACAGGCGGATGCAATCACATGTCTCAGGATTCAGAGACCTCAACACAGAAGTTCACATGAAAGTCATGACAGTTCTAATATCTTTTATGATCCTCTTTATCATACATGCCGTAGGCATTGCCATAGAAGTAGTGTGCTTTACTCTCCCACGAAACCAACTGCTCTTTATAACTGGTTTGACTGCTACGTGCCTCTATCCCTGCTGCCACTCAATCATCCTAATTCTAGGAAACAACCAGCTGAAGCAAGCCTCTTTGAAGGTCCTGCAGCACCTGAAATGCTGTGAGACGGAAAGAAATCTCAGAGACACGTAA
- the LOC102921608 gene encoding taste receptor type 2 member 7 has translation MSYKVDTALMLVAIGETLVGILGNAFIALVNFMGWIKSKKIACIDSILTSLAMSRICLQCIILLDCVILVQYPDTYNRGKEMRIIDFFWTLTNHLSVWFAACLSTFYFFKIANFFHPLFLWIKWRIDKLLLRSLLVCLVLSLCFSLPATENLNDDFRRCVKKKERINSTLRCKVNKAGHASAKVNLNLVMLFPFSVSLVSFLLLILSLWRHTRQMQLTALGYKDPSTTAHIRAMKAVISFLVLFVAYCLAFLIATSSYFMPESELAVIWGELIALIYPSSHSFILILGNSKLRQASLRVLRKVKTMLKGRNC, from the coding sequence ATGTCATACAAAGTGGATACTGCCTTAATGCTTGTGGCTATTGGAGAGACCTTGGTAGGGATCTTAGGAAATGCATTCATTGCATTGGTAAACTTCATGGGCTGGATCAAGAGTAAGAAGATTGCCTGTATTGATTCAATTCTCACAAGTCTGGCCATGTCCAGAATTTGTCTGCAGTGTATAATCCTATTAGATTGTGTTATATTGGTGCAGTATCCAGACACCTACAACAGAGGTAAAGAAATGAGGATCATTGACTTCTTCTGGACACTCACCAACCATTTAAGTGTCTGGTTTGCCGCCTGCCTCAGCACTTTCTATTTCTTCAAGATAGCAAACTTCTTCCATCCTCTTTTCCTCTGGATAAAGTGGAGAATTGACAAGCTACTTCTTAGGAGTCTACTGGTGTGCTTGGTCCTCTCCCTGTGTTTTAGCCTTCCAGCCACTGAGAATTTGAATGATGATTTCAGACGTTGTgtcaagaaaaaggagagaataaaCTCTACTTTGAGATGCAAAGTAAATAAAGCTGGACATGCTTCTGCCAAGGTAAATCTCAACCTGGTCATGCTGTTCCCTTTTTCTGTGTCCCTGGTCTCATTTCTCCTCCTGATCCTGTCCCTGTGGAGACACACCCGACAAATGCAGCTCACTGCATTAGGGTACAAAGATCCCAGCACAACAGCTCACATAAGAGCCATGAAAGCAGTGATTTCCTTCCTTGTCCTGTTTGTTGCCTACTGTCTGGCCTTTCTCATAGCCACCTCCAGCTACTTTATGCCAGAGAGTGAATTAGCTGTAATTTGGGGTGAGTTGATAGCTCTGATCTATCCTTCAAGCCATTCATTTATCCTAATTCTGGGGAACAGTAAACTAAGACAGGCATCTCTGAGGGTGCTTCGTAAAGTAAAGACTATGCTAAAAGGAAGAAACTGTTAA